In one window of Nicotiana tabacum cultivar K326 chromosome 12, ASM71507v2, whole genome shotgun sequence DNA:
- the LOC107788011 gene encoding F-box protein At5g03100-like has translation MASVDLGNPSNKQTVTVTGVEETLDDRISQLPDSLLIQILSLLPTKEAFKTCILSKRWQYLCTSVYNLNFTDAENMRQEAFISYVDYALARCTSSKIKKFQLTFGWQHVYWSQYSQWLAFAVEKRVEHVELKSFGDDYDIFTLPQFICTCSSLITLKLIRCALDKEVIIAWKSLKSLVLIDMVLDGDDIVNLLSGSPALETLEFNLCMGFRRLEISSSNLKRLNIKSWRLLDVEDDHSLEIFAPYLQHLEISGSISDLKCRLLNVYSLVNAKLTFKIDCEKDIQDWNGYYVDDAEDSCRDYHQSFIIVVQDYLQKLSNVTNLTIGTWLTEVLCMLQLEEVPIPELKCKYLTLELHLKKLNLYGVASLLRASPHVETLNIDMATMSLHDSFCHFKLRYLAKGDNVDLRRWTSSFVCPSLKNVKIINSLGVCLKDHFTQGCDKLFELSKFLLKNATVLEKFFIISKTRKCRRCSTDCVSRYFFQLAEKLLGCPRSSTNSVIIFQE, from the exons ATGGCTTCCGTCGATTTAGGGAATCCATCTAACAAACAAACAGTGACTGTCACCGGAGTTGAAGAAACCCTAGACGACCGAATCAGTCAATTGCCGGACTCACTCCTAATTCAAATTCTCTCTCTTTTGCCAACCAAGGAGGCATTCAAAACCTGTATTCTATCAAAAAGGTGGCAGTATCTCTGTACTTCAGTTTATAACCTAAATTTCACTGACGCAGAAAATATGCGACAAGAAGCCTTTATATCCTATGTAGACTATGCATTAGCTCGTTGCACTTCTTCCAAAATCAAAAAATTCCAGCTCACTTTCGGTTGGCAGCATGTTTACTGGTCGCAATACAGCCAATGGCTGGCGTTTGCTGTCGAAAAAAGAGTGGAACATGTTGAATTGAAGTCATTTGGTGATGATTATGACATTTTCACATTGCCTCAATTCATCTGCACTTGTTCATCgttgataacattgaaattgaTCCGTTGTGCACTTGATAAAGAAGTAATTATAGCGTGGAAGTCGCTAAAGAGCTTAGTGTTGATCGATATGGTGTTAGATGGTGACGATATTGTGAACCTACTGTCAGGTTCTCCTGCTTTGGAAACtttggaatttaatttatgcaTGGGTTTCCGTCGTCTGGAAATTAGTTCGTCAAATTTGAAGAGACTAAATATTAAAAGCTGGAGGTTGTTGGATGTCGAAGATGATCATTCCTTGGAAATTTTTGCGCCATATCTTCAGCATTTGGAGATCTCTGGAAGTATTTCTGATCTCAAGTGCAGGCTACTAAATGTATACTCTTTGGTCAATGCTAAACTTACTTTCAAAATTGATTGCGAAAAAGATATTCAGGATTGGAATGGATATTATGTCGATGATGCAGAGGACAGTTGTCGTGATTATCATCAATCATTTATCATAGTCGTGCAAGATTATCTTCAAAAGTTAAGTAATGTGACCAACCTCACAATTGGAACATGGTTAACAGAG GTCCTGTGCATGCTGCAGCTCGAAGAGGTGCCAATTCCAGAACTAAAATGCAAATATCTAACGCTAGAGTTGCATTTGAAAAAGCTTAATTTGTATGGGGTAGCTAGCCTTTTGCGAGCCTCGCCTCATGTGGAGACACTCAACATAGACATGGCAACGATGAGT CTTCATGATTCCTTCTGTCACTTTAAGTTAAGATATTTGGCCAAAGGAGATAATGTTGATTTGCGGAGATGGACTTCAAGCTTTGTGTGTCCCAGCCTCAAGAATGTTAAGATTATCAACTCCTTGGGGGTGTGCTTGAAGGATCATTTCACACAGGGCTGTGACAAGCTTTTCGAACTTTCAAAATTTCTGTTAAAGAATGCGACTGTTTTGGAGAAGTTCTTTATCATATCAAAGACAAGAAAGTGCAGGAGATGTTCAACGGACTGTGTGTCCCGATATTTTTTTCAATTGGCTGAGAAATTGTTAGGTTGTCCAAGATCCTCAACCAATTCTGTGATTATCTTCCAAGAGTGA